In Clupea harengus chromosome 1, Ch_v2.0.2, whole genome shotgun sequence, one DNA window encodes the following:
- the myo15aa gene encoding unconventional myosin-XV, with protein MYRDEELLDPSIPPYIGQEADGAVPEWAPDREGEPQGNWYDKMYSIRSLPTMRYRELAEEDGIEDMTQLEELHEGAVLINLKKRYERELIYTYIGSILVSVNPYRMLNIYGTDMVLQYKGHALGENPPHLFAIANVCYTKMMDAKQNQCIIISGESGSGKTEATKLVLRYLAAIHHKRNITQQILEAAPLLESFGNAKTVRNDNSSRFGKLVEIFMEEGVISGAITSQYLLEKSRIVFQAKDERNYHIFYEMLAGLPSQQRQSFYLQEAETYYYLNQGGDCEIPGKSDREDFRRLVSAMEILHFSAEDQSSIFRVLSSILHLGNVFFERYENDSQEVASVVSAQEIRVVAELLQISPEGLQKSITFKVTETMREKIYTPLTVESAVDARDAIAKIMYSLLFNWLTDRINKLVYPRNDAFSISILDIYGFEDLTFNSFEQLCINYANEYLQFFFNRIVFREEQEDYSREQIDWQEVPFSNNQDCIDIIAAKPHGILRILDDQSGFPQATDHTFLQKCHYHHGNSPLYVKPKMPLPEFTIKHYAGKVTYQVHKFLDKNFDQVRQEVLDLFIQSRNKMVANLFTSYAEALSQQRTHVRKNSTVTRRYQPSTVAAKFQFSLLELIEKIERCNPFFVRCIKPNNTKEPGVFDGELVSAQLRYSGILETIRIRKEGYPIRVPFDVFLFRYKSLLGMKQPPPAIGDNCVIMLMKLCPVRPGAFQVGVTKLFLKEEVYQLLESKRDRVRHVAALTLQRYTRMYFVRKRFKAFRMKIIKLQAHCRGFLARKQYVKMRISLIKFRSIIHMYVNRKRFIKLKLAAKRKEEEERIRREKELSRREVVNVTHLPIPAELGGLLNSAAGGRELHSDCLALVQAPTVQVESQLTLPLDINNYSMTKCIQLYFKAPKFGMLTTLLDMPLTHVDEDLKHEALNIFIMVLRFMGDPHLNGAQENLFGNYIIQKGLTHPSLRDEILCQIANQVWRNTNPDNAERGWLLLLACLSAFAPSVKVEKYLLKFVSDYAMEGYNAICQHRLIQAMQKSIYGPETARTYPLSLLEWTANRKKANMVLQVHCFDGTSFLCPVHSWTSGEDLAGDILQHRGILEGWKGSSVFTKEHGQWAELAGHDYVMDLIADLELIRDFPKQKSYFIISADSPARTRPNASLALFGSGFDSDEESPLAMTHYAMPSIPDSDGYYSHVESDTFSEPPTQRGMDRYLDSLFDPVLSDGSGDLEKTASMSSRMMGAGGLGVEEGEGEKPPTGRSYPPRLQPGGVDHSVVSQQQQAIINQQAIILAQQMTMQAMAMHQQMYGSMGPPTSAPTAAPQHTPAYLGHSAHTSSTSPTKPEAGILYKPTPVPLANKERSAQRSSASPMRPSPPDHVVRATISNTEHWEPSHNIKDIIKQYQPSSVLKPVEMPRKEVKTFVRKPDPHDEAMLILKDQMSAPPQQRKKTYGPSSSSATAAHDSRYEDSRIPKTVKRSQPPVPAVSHRHPPPDPVSRELPVETETIKTQLHKKSSEDHYTYTNVPWKIYLRKEVFYPKDSFNHPLVLDLLFKQIVHDTFSEACIRITIEERQNMKSLFDENSITVASTAPDDNVKKKVVTAARDSWEIYFSRLFPASGSVGTGVQVLSVSHKGIRLLKMVRSSAAVPDYFRVLRPYSYTDIMFVTIPSKNMLEFNLSNEKLILFSSKAPQVKTMIDHFITELKKDSQYVVAVRNYITDDRTLLSFHKGDIIRLQTMEGLEEGWKFGAVHGRAGVFPAEYVQPVAAPDFINLPVDKKEEPKNKQGRVAASAAVAVAVASSVAAHELDRSIEVAAPANEHTEAYPGYSSMEVDERFLYDIKYNMVEFAKKYFREAQRSNSDSYKTRTKKGKEPREPVEMVKFSKSPIQESLIDFTDENMNKMAADIFLAIMKFMGDYPMKGQSEQEVISTILKLSGEFGPMKDEAYCQVLKQITGNTSSKTDSCQRGWRLLYILSAYYRCSEVLKPYLLKYLVDVHANQGIHFQGIAKACEQNLRKTFQYGGRIESPNSMELKAMLAGRSSKRQLFLLPGGIERHLKIKTCSVAQDAIEELCYEMGLNKLTAMDEYAIFVVVNRGQNVRPLNKREYILDITTEAEPIDSTYSLWFRRVIWTQLLKFDNELSVSVHYNQISPDYLKGLLNVVPQGKLSDQQLQQVAKLAALQHRAKESAYLPTVHEVQDYIPVQLYTEQRPQQWLNIITQHMQQVQPLSSHQARAQFLGLVSAFPMFGSSFFYIQSSSNSVIDTPCILAVNENGLNFINKDTHEILVKFSLKEVQSTRTQRPTAGSSYPYVEIKLGDLMSQRITQLQLDQSLELCRVIAMHVENLLSVREKRLTLPPSEITLL; from the exons ATGTACAGGGATGAAGAACTGTTGGACCCAAGCATTCCTCCATATATTGGACAAGAGGCAGATGGTGCAGTTCCAGAGTGGGCACCTGACAGGGAAGGGGAACCTCAAGGGAACTGGTATGATAAG ATGTACTCCATACGCAGCCTCCCCACCATGCGGTACAGGGAACTGGCTGAGGAGGATGGGATTGAAGATATGACCCAACTGGA GGAGCTACATGAAGGGGCTGTTTTAATAAACTTGAAGAAGAGGTATGAGCGTGAACTGATTTAT ACCTACATCGGAAGCATCCTGGTGTCCGTGAATCCCTACAGGATGCTTAACATTTATGGGACTGACATGGTGCTGCAATACAAGGGACATGCTTTGGGGGAAAATCCCCC ACATCTTTTTGCTATTGCAAATGTCTGTTACACAAAAATGATGGATGCCAAACAGAACCAGTGCATTATCATAAG tGGGGAAAGTGGTTCTGGAAAAACTGAGGCCACCAAGCTGGTTCTGCGCTACTTAGCTGCGATACACCACAAGCGTAACATCACTCAGCAG ATTCTTGAAGCAGCTCCCTTATTAGAATCATTTGGAAATGCCAAAACCGTGAGGAACGATAACTCTAGTCGATTTGGAAAGCTTGTGGAGATATTCATGGAGGA GGGCGTAATCAGTGGTGCCATAACCTCACAGTATCTCCTTGAGAAGTCCAGGATTGTGTTTCAG GCCAAAGATGAACGAAACTATCACATTTTTTATGAGATGCTCGCAGGCCTCCCCTCACAACAAAGACAGTCCTTCTACCTCCAAGAGGCAGAAACATACTACTATCTCAACCAG GGAGGGGACTGTGAGATCCCTGGGAAGAGTGACCGAGAGGACTTCCGCAGACTTGTCAGCGCCATGGAGATACTTCACTTCAGTGCCGAAGACCAGAGCAGCATCTTTAGGGTCCTGTCTTCCATCCTGCACCTGGGCAATGTCTTCTTTGAGAGATACGAG AACGACTCACAGGAAGTTGCATCGGTGGTGAGTGCTCAGGAGATCCGTGTGGTGGCTGAACTCCTTCAGATCTCCCCCGAGGGGCTGCAGAAATCCATCACCTTCAAAGTCACG GAAACAATGAGGGAGAAAATATATACCCCTTTGACAGTTGAAAGTGCAGTTGATGCCAG AGATGCGATTGCCAAGATCATGTACTCCCTTCTGTTCAACTGGCTGACAGATCGTATCAACAAGTTGGTTTACCCGCGAAATGATGCCTTTTCTATCTCCATACTCGACATCTATGGATTTGAG GACCTTACCTTCAACAGCTTTGAGCAGCTTTGCATAAATTATGCAAACGAGTACCTTCAATTCTTTTTCAACAGGATAGTGTTCAGGGAAGAACAA GAGGACTACAGCCGAGAGCAAATTGACTGGCAAGAGGTGCCTTTCAGCAACAACCAGGACTGCATTGACATCATAGCTGCAAAGCCCCATGGGATACTCAGAATCCTTGATGACCAGAGTGGTTTTCCTCAG GCAACAGACCACACCTTCCTTCAAAAATGTCActatcaccatggcaacagcccCTTGTATGTGAAGCCAAAAATGCCCCTTCCCGAGTTCACCATAAAACACTACGCTGGAAAAGTTACTTACCAG GTCCACAAGTTTTTAGACAAAAACTTTGACCAGGTGCGTCAGGAGGTGCTCGACCTTTTCATTCAGAGTAGAAACAAG ATGGTGGCTAATCTCTTCACGAGCTACGCCGAGGCCCTCAGTCAACAGAGGACACACGTGAGGAAGAACAGCACCGTGACTCGGCGCTACCAGCCCTCCACGGTCGCGGCCAAGTTTCAGTTTTCCCTTCTGGAGCTCATAGAGAAGATAGAGAG atgTAACCCCTTTTTTGTTCGCTGTATCAAGCCAAACAATACAAAG GAGCCTGGTGTGTTTGACGGGGAGCTGGTGAGCGCACAGCTGCGTTACTCTGGGATCCTGGAGACCATCCGCATCAGGAAGGAGGGCTACCCGATTAGAGTGCCTTTTGATGTCTTCCTTTTCAG GTACAAATCTCTTCTGGGGATGAAGCAGCCTCCCCCTGCAATTGGTGACAACTGTGTCATCATGCTCATGAAGCTGTGTCCCGTCAGACCAGGGGCCTTCCAAGTAGGAGTCACTAAG CTTTTCCTGAAGGAGGAGGTGTACCAGCTCTTGGAGAGTAAGCGGGATCGGGTACGGCATGTTGCTGCTCTCACGCTGCAGCGCTACACACGCATGTACTTTGTGCGCAAGCGCTTCAAGGCTTTCCGCATGAAGATCATCAAGCTGCAGGCCCACTGCAGGGGATTCCTTGCAAG AAAACAATATGTGAAGATGAGGATTAGCCTGATCAAGTTTCGGTCAATTATCCACATGTATGTCAATCGTAAGAGGTTCATCAAG CTCAAACTGGCGGCAAAacggaaggaggaggaggaaaggatcAGAAGGGAGAAG GAACTATCGAGGCGAGAGGTTGTCAATGTCACACATCTACCCATTCCAGCAGAACTGGGAGGGCTCCTCAATTCAGCTGCAG GAGGAAGGGAGCTGCACTCGGACTGCCTTGCTCTGGTCCAGGCCCCAACAGTTCAAGTGGAGTCCCAGCTCACTCTGCCCCTCGACATCAATAATTACTCCATGACTAAATGCATACAGCTTTATTTCAAG GCACCCAAGTTTGGAATGTTGACAACACTTTTGGACATGCCACTGACGCATGTGGATGAGGACCTAAAGCACGAGGCTCTTAATATTTTCATCATG GTTTTACGGTTCATGGGTGACCCGCATCTGAATGGCGCCCAGGAGAACCTCTTCGGGAACTACATCATTCAGAAAGGGCTGACGCATCCCAGCCTGCGGGATGAAATCTTGTGTCAAATTGCCAACCAGGTGTGGAGGAACACTAATCCTGACAATGCGGAGAGAGGCTGGCTGTTGCTGCTCGCCTGCCTGAGTGCGTTTGCCCCCTCTGTGAAAGTGGAGAAGTATCTCCTCAA gtTTGTCTCAGACTATGCAATGGAGGGCTATAACGCTATTTGCCAGCATAGGCTCATACAAGCCATGCAGAAGTCTATTTACGGTCCAGAGACTGCACGGACCTATCCTCTGTCCTTGTTGGAGTGGACGGCCAATAGAAAAAAAGCCAACATGGTGTTGCAGGTGCACTGCTTTGATG GGACATCCTTCCTGTGTCCTGTCCATTCTTGGACAAGTGGAGAGGACCTGGCAGGGGACATTCTTCAGCACAG GGGTATTCTGGAGGGTTGGAAGGGCAGTTCTGTCTTCACGAAGGAGCATGGTCAGTGGGCTGAGCTAGCCGGTCACGATTACGTGATGGACCTGATTGCCGACCTGGAGCTGATCAGGGACTTCCCCAAGCAAAAGTCCTATTTCATCATCTCTGCAGACAGCCCCGCCCGGACCCGGCCCAACGCCAGCCT TGCCCTGTTTGGAAGTGGGTTTGACTCAGACGAGGAGAGTCCTCTTGCCATGACTCACTATGCAATGCCCAGCATCCCAGACTCAGACGGATACTACAGTCACG TAGAGTCGGACACGTTCAGTGAGCCTCCCACCCAGAGAGGAATGGACCGCTACCTGGACAGCCTGTTTGATCCGGTGCTTTCTGATGGAAGTGGG GACCTGGAGAAGACCGCCAGTATGTCCAGCAGAATGATGGGAGCAGGTGGActtggggtggaggagggcGAAGGGGAGAAACCCCCGACGGGCAGGTCCTATCCTCCACGACTACAACCCggag GGGTAGACCATTCAGTTGtgtcacagcagcagcaagctATTATCAACCAACAAGCAATCATCTTG GCCCAGCAGATGACTATGCAGGCCATGGCCATGCACCAGCAGATGTACGGCTCGATGGGTCCCCCCACCTCGGCCCCCACTGCAGCCCcgcaacacacacctgcatacctGGGCCACTCAGCACACACCAGCTCAACCAGCCCA ACTAAGCCAGAGGCCGGAATTCTATACAAGCCAACTCCAGTGCCGCTCGCTAACAAGGAGAGATCTGCACAACGAAGCAGCGCAA GCCCGATGCGGCCTTCACCCCCAGATCACGTGGTTCGGGCCACGATCTCCAACACCGAGCACTGGGAACCCAGTCACAACATCAAGGACATCATCAAACAGTACCAGCCCAGCAGTGTCCTGAAACCCGTGGAGATGCCCAG AAAGGAGGTGAAAACATTCGTGAGGAAGCCAGACCCTCACGATGAAGCCATGCTGATCCTGAAAGACCAGATGAGTGCTCCACCCCAACAG AGGAAGAAGACCTATGGCCCTTCGTCCTCATCTGCTACAGCAGCACACGACTCTAGATATGAAGACAGCAGAATACCAAAGACTGTGAAGAGGTCTCAGCCACCAGTGCCTGCAGTCAGCCACAGGCACCCACCCCCAGACCCAG TGTCCAGAGAGCTGCCGGTTGAGACGGAGACCATCAAGACCCAGCTGCACAAAAAGAGCAGCGAAGACCACTACACCTACACCAACGTGCCCTGGAAGATCTACCTCAGGAAGGAG GTTTTCTACCCCAAAGACAGCTTTAACCACCCCTTGGTTCTGGATCTCCTATTCAAACAG atTGTCCATGACACATTTTCCGAGGCTTGCATTCGGATCACtatagaagagagacagaatatgaAATCCCTGTTTG ATGAGAACAGCATTACTGTAGCCTCGACTGCCCCGGATGATAATGTGAAGAAAAAGGTTGTGACAGCAGCCAGAGACTCATGGGAGATTTACTTCTCAAGGCTGTTCCCAGCTTCT gGCAGTGTGGGCACTGGAGTTCaggttctctctgtgtcacacaaaGGCATTAGACTCCTGAAGATGGTCAGAAGCAGTGCTGCAGTTCCCGACTACTTCAGAGTCCTGCGTCCCTACAG TTACACCGATATTATGTTTGTCACCATCCCATCTAAGAACATGCTGGAGTTCAACCTGTCCAACGAGAAactcatcctcttctcctccaaagCCCCACAGGTCAAAACCATGATTGACCACTTCATCACAGAACTGAAGAAG GATTCACAGTATGTAGTTGCAGTACGGAATTACATTACGGATGACAGAACACTACTGAGTTTCCACAAGGGGGACATCATCCGGCTGCAGACTATGGAGGGTCTGGAGGAAG GTTGGAAGTTTGGCGCGGTCCATGGTCGGGCCGGAGTCTTCCCTGCGGAGTATGTGCAGCCAGTAGCAGCGCCTGACTTCATCAACCTCCCGGTAGACAAGAAAGAGGAGCCCAAGAACAAGCAGGGCCGAGTGGCAGCGTCGGCGGCTGTGGCTGTAGCCGTAGCCTCCTCAGTCGCCGCCCACGAGTTGGACCGCTCCATAGAG GTGGCTGCGCCAGCCAACGAGCACACCGAGGCCTACCCTGGCTACAGCAGCATGGAGGTTGATGAGAGGTTTCTGTATGACATCAAATACAACATGGTGGAGTTTGCTAAGAAGTACTTCAGAGAGGCCCAGAGAAGTAACAG cGACTCCTACAAAACCAGAACAAAAAAGGGGAAGGAGCCGAGGGAACCAGTTGAGATGGTGAAATTTTCCAAG TCCCCCATCCAGGAATCTTTAATCGATTTCACAGATGAAAATATGAATAAAATGGCGGCTGACATTTTCCTGG CCATTATGAAGTTTATGGGAGACTATCCAATGAAGGGCCAATCGGAACAGGAGGTCATTAGTACCATTCTTAAG CTGAGTGGAGAGTTCGGACCAATGAAGGACGAAGCTTACTGCCAAGTCCTGAAGCAGATCACGGGAAACACCAGCTCCAAAAC CGACAGCTGCCAGAGAGGCTGGAGGCTCCTGTACATCCTCAGCGCTTACTACCGCTGCTCTGAAGTGCTCAAGCCCTACCTGCTCAAGTACCTGGTGGACGTGCACGCAAATCAGGGCATACACTTCCAAG GGATTGCTAAAGCGTGTGAGCAGAATCTCAGGAAGACTTTCCAGTATGGGGGCCGCATTGAGTCCCCAAACAGCATGGAGCTGAAGGCCATGTTG GCTGGCAGGAGCTCCAAGAGGCAGCTGTTTCTATTACCTGGCGGAATCGAGCGACACCTAAAAATAAAGACATGCTCA GTTGCCCAGGATGCCATTGAGGAGCTGTGCTATGAGATGGGTCTGAACAAACTTACGGCCATGGATGAATATGCCATATTTGTGGTCGTTAACAGAG GTCAAAACGTTCGCCCTTTGAACAAACGGGAGTACATCCTGGACATCACCACAGAGGCCGAGCCCATCGACAGCACCTACAGCCTCTGGTTCAGGAGGGTGATCTGGACCCAGCTCCTCAAATTTGACAACGAGCTAAGCGTTTCCGTGCATTATAATCAG ATATCCCCGGACTACTTGAAAGGCCTGCTCAATGTGGTGCCGCAAGGGAAACTCAGCGATCAGCAGCTTCAGCAAGTGGCTAAACTGGCAGCGCTTCAACATCGAGCCAAGGAGTCGGCCTACCTCCCCACTGT CCATGAGGTACAGGACTACATCCCCGTGCAGCTGTACACGGAGCAGAGGCCGCAGCAGTGGCTCAACATCATCACCCAGCACATGCAGCAGGTCCAGCCCCTGAGCTCACACCAGGCCAGGGCACAGTTCCTcg gaCTGGTGAGTGCATTCCCGATGTTCGGTTCCTCGTTCTTCTACATCCAGAGTAGCAGCAACAGCGTTATAGACACTCCCTGCATCCTGGCTGTCAATGAAAATGGTCTCAACTTCATCAACAAGGACACTCAT GAGATCCTGGTGAAGTTCTCCCTGAAGGAGGTGCAGTCCACTCGAACGCAGCGCCCCACAGCTGGATCCAGTTACCCGTACGTGGAAATTAAACTGGGGGACCTGATGTCTCAGAGGATCACTCAGCTGCAGCTGGACCAG AGCCTGGAGCTGTGCCGAGTCATTGCCATGCATGTGGAAAACCTGCTCTCTGTGCGGGAGAAGCGCCTGACGCTGCCGCCGAGCGAGATCACCCTCCTGTGA